In one window of Macrotis lagotis isolate mMagLag1 chromosome 5, bilby.v1.9.chrom.fasta, whole genome shotgun sequence DNA:
- the PEX12 gene encoding peroxisome assembly protein 12, translated as MAEHGAHITAASGAEDRPSIFEVVAQDSLMAAVRPALQHVAKVLAQAHPGRCGFLWRWFDEIFAGLALLLQQHHLATASASFSEHFYGLKRVVAGRAAAPRPAGAGLPGPQLRRSLALLVLLPYLRVKLEKLVAGLREDDEYSIRPPASRRRRLQRAVLAAYPAAAAACRGWLLLQRLRYALGAARSHCPLLALAGVRLARLTARDLRGLRGPGPPPRPPASIQEKVQSAIKKAIGGLAVSISTGLSVGVFFLQFLDWWYSSENQETIKSLTTLPTPPPPVHLDYNSDPSLLPKLKTVCPLCRKTRVNDTALATSGYVFCYRCVYNYVRSHQTCPITGYATEVQHLVKLYSPEN; from the exons ATGGCCGAGCACGGGGCCCACATCACGGCCGCCTCCGGCGCGGAGGACCGGCCCTCCATCTTCGAGGTGGTGGCGCAGGACAGCCTGATGGCGGCCGTGAGGCCCGCGCTGCAGCACGTGGCCAAG GTGCTGGCCCAGGCCCACCCGGGCCGCTGCGGCTTCCTCTGGAGGTGGTTCGACGAGATCTTCGCGGGGCTGGCCCTGCTGCTGCAGCAGCACCACCTGGCCACGGCCAGCGCCTCCTTCTCCGAGCACTTCTACGGCCTCAAGCGCGTGGTGGCGGGCCGGGCCGCGGCCCCGAGGCCGGCCGGGGCCGGGCTGCCCGGGCCGCAGCTGCGCCGCTCCCTGGCGCTGCTGGTGCTGCTGCCCTACCTGCGCGTCAAGCTGGAGAAGCTGGTGGCCGGGCTGCGGGAGGACGACGAGTACTCCATCCGGCCGCCCGCCTCGCGCCGCAGGCGGCTGCAGCGCGCCGTGCTGGCGGCCTaccccgcggcggcggcggcctgCCGGGGCTGGCTGCTGCTGCAGCGGCTGCGCTACGCGCTGGGCGCCGCGCGCTCCCACTGCCCGCTGCTGGCGCTGGCCGGCGTGCGCCTGGCCCGCCTCACGGCCCGGGACCTGCGGGGCCTGCGCGGCCCGGGGCCGCCCCCGAGGCCGCCCGCCAG CATACAGGAGAAGGTGCAATCAGCTATCAAGAAAGCTATAGGAGGCCTTGCCGTATCCATCTCCACAGGCCTTTCTGTAGGGGTTTTCTTCCTACAGTTCCTAGATTGGTGGTACTCCTCTGAAAATCAAGAAACCATCAAATCCCTGACTACCTTACCCACCCCACCTCCCCCTGTGCACCTGGACTACAACTCAGATCCCTCTCTGTTGCCAAAGCTGAAGACAGTGTGCCCCTTATGTCGCAAAACCCGGGTGAATGACACTGCACTCGCCACTTCTGGTTATGTGTTTTGTTACCGATGTGTATATAACTATGTGAGAAGTCACCAAACCTGCCCCATCACAGGTTATGCAACAGAAGTCCAGCACCTGGTTAAACTATACTCCCCTGAAAACTGA